The region ttttccATGTCTGGTTACTTGACAGTTTCCTGTTCAATTGTAATCTATTAACATGAATGTTACCTATAGTAGAAAGAATGATGAATTAATTACAACCTATGCGATTTAGCCTTTACTTATTTAAATCACACATGCTTCAATTTGTTCTTCACACATGCTTCAATTTGTTCTTCGTTCTTAGTTTGATTTATATCTATTTCTTGTTCCCTATTGCATACTAATATTGCTTCAATGGTACACATCTTTGCATGAGTTGCTATTATACTTGCATGTGTGCATGTCATGATATCTTTAACATGATTGATCAAATGAATATTCTAATATTAGAATGGAAAAAGAGTTATGTTATTCGAAATAAACCAATACACCCAAAAAAACAATGGGACACCATATGGTGTACCAATTATGAATGTTCTAATATCAGAATGGAAAAAGTAAAACTGAAATGCATGGTTTCAGTTGCTGGTTATGAAAGCATTGACATTAGTCATCTTTGAAAAAATCTTGAAGCTCTAGATGTTCGTTGAAGGATCCCAAACGCACAGCAGTGACATAATCTGTAGGGAAATGAGCTGGTACTCCTGGGAATGTCAATCCAACGAGCCTGAACATCACCATCAACCAATTCTGTTTATACTCTCTACCTACAACAAAAGGTAGTAGGAAACCTCTAACCACCTCCCAAACTGCATTCAACATCTTGGGTATCACCCATAACAGAGAGTAATAATTCTTATTTGGCTCCTCCTCTAGAATCTGTATTTTCAATACATAAAAAATCACTCAATCAGATTATAAATATAACACAAAAAAACATAATCAATATTCACATTTCATACCTTCCCTTGGTACAAGCTGTTGAAATAGAGGCAAGGGCTAAAGTGCTTAAAGAAGAGGGATTGGTCATCATAAGGGACCCTAGGAACCAAATCATTACAGTAAACATATCTAAAACACTTGACATCATACATTTTCATCTTGCTTTTCATGAACTCCCCAAACTTCTGGTCTCCTACTCTTGGTTGCCCAAATGTATAAACACCTTCTAACTTTTCCAACAACCATTCTTCCTCATGGATTATAAGCACAGCAGTAAACAAAATAGCCAACGCTCCTCCCAAACTATGCCCTGTCAATATGAATTTTGCATCTTTATTCTCCCTCAATATTGCTCTCAGCTCCTCTCTAATTGTGTAGTAAGCATAACGATGCGTGCCTCTTTCGTCTATTTCTTTGGGCCATCCACGGTTCTTTAAAAGGCCCAATGCTTTCATGAACCCACCATGTATCTTACCCACGTTGGGTAGGTCAAACCATGAGATATCTATGTCTGTTTTCCATTGCTCAGCATCAAATGGAGTTGTGCCTCTAAATGCAACCACAATCAAGTTGGGTTCAGATTTTGTATCTTTCACTATCATTGCTTTTGTGGACTCGTGCTTTTGGTAATCTGCATGTTCATCATTCGGATTTGATGGTCAAATATGCCGCTAATTCCGTTCAAATAGTATTTCATCTTTTAAATTAGGTGGCAGTGATTAGTACTTATGGGCATACAAAGTAGTACTATTAAGCACATGCAAACCACACACATAGGTTGTAATGATCTGTAATTGCGCGAAATTGTTTGCTTAGTAAGACTAAACATGTCACATGTTCATAGATATTATACAACTGTAAAAGTCAAACATGTGTAGGACAAGGGACTAGGATTAGCTTGCAATTATTAATGTATGCATTTCTCTCTTCAAAATATTTGAAGTTATATTTGATGTTTTATAATCCTTTAGTCTCTATTCATCCATGGATTAAAAAACTTTGGTTTCTTAATTGTTTATTTTCTACATATTAATGATGTTTGATAACCATTATAATTTATAATGTTACTATGCAATTTTTCCTAGAAATTTGATATTTTTCAAGTCCAAACAACACCACCAACACTTCTAActcatttttttcattcattcacATACTAAGTTATTTAAGTGTCTCCTCTAATTTTCCCTTCAATATCAAAATTATGTATTCTAAACTCTTTCCACCCTTTTTCTTTTATGCCATGTTCTATTAGTCTTTGTATTGAAGTTGATTTAATTTATTTAACTAATAAAGTCTCTATAATTATATAATCCACATAATTGATAAAAAAATATATCTTACTATTATAATTTCAATTTTGTGATCATATAATAATTATGAATTATATGATGATACACTTTAATTCAATAAGAATTCATTTTATATCAATTATTCTGACTATCAATGTTTAGATATGTCGTGATATTACTTTATGTGATAATTATTATTCATTTGGTTTATATATTAACTATCGTTTTTAAATTTTACACATGCTATGTACATATCTAGAGAGAAATGCATGTACATATCATTTCCTTGTTATATAAAATACATGTATATATCTAGATAGTAAAATGTGTGTTGAATCTATTATAACGTGTGTTGAACTTGAACCTATCTAGATATCATTTCCTTGTTGTATAAAATACATGTACATATTTCCTTGTTGTATAAAATACATGTACATATCTAGATAGTAAAATGTGTGTTGAACCTATTATAATAAAGTTTTAAGAAGAAGGAACAATAATACTATCTTTAATACTATCTTTTAATTGGAAGAAACACATCTAGATCATCTAATTTAAAAATAAATCCCATAAAGTTTATGGTATTTCATCCATAgaaaaaagaattaaagaaagTTTATGGTATTTATTACCTCCGATTTTTTATTAACTAGTATTGTTTTGTGAGTTAATACATACTAATACAATCAATAgtttttctttaatttttaatGAAATTATTTATCTTTTTTATATAATACCCTTATTCATTATTATCTCATTATACTTTTTTTTCTTTGCAGTAAAAATTTAAATTATTGACAAAAATGCATCAAACTAtataaacaataaaaaatatgaATATAATTTTTTAATGTATAATTATCAATAAATGAAACAAACATTAACATATTAAACAGAGGAAATAATAATTTTGTACAACAGGTCTATTTGGTTTATGGATCTATCCCACTTTATATAATTTGAATATTTATCTATATTATATTTTTGGAGCGTGTTTAGATAAAGCAATTCAATAACTTTTGGAAGaagaaatttaaaataatttgataagtTTTTTTAGATAAAAATATCGAAATTTTATAATGATAaaaatttatgaatttttttatctaattAAATTTAAAGAATTTAAAATGACATATAAAAGTAAATTTGAAATTCTTTTCCCACTCTATTTAATTTGATCCATGCAAaattgattattattatttaaattttttttacatGTTCGTCTCCATATAttttaaaaatttcaaaataatttataaatttttcaaaaattgaaaattgaaaatttataaaaataattcAAAAACATTTAACaatgaataattttaatattctattcaaacaattaaaaaaaaagaagaaagtAATTCAATTGAAGCATTTAATCtatctaaaattttaaaattttaattttttttaattactTCATACAAACGCGTCATTAAAAATCTCTTATTTTTACTATAGTATctatataaatatattttaagCTACTTATTTAATAAAATTAACATTATTTTTATATAAAACTGAATTGTACACTACTAGCATTAAGTCGTAATTAATGTATGTTATGTTATAATTGAAGAGtcttataaataaattaaaaagtGACCAAAATTCTAGGGAAATGAATACTCTCATTTGTCAATGGTGAGAAACTCAAAAAGAAATCTAAATTTAAGGCAGTCACATCACTTAATAGAGAACTGTCAAAAACTTGAAATCAACCATGAACATGAATGCAATGATGAAAATatattaaaaatgaaaataacaTGAATGACAGTGATAAGAAAATTATAAATTTATTCATGTGAGGTGTATATATATAAATATGATGATGATTTGACTTATAAATTTAAGAGTGTGCAGAAAAAAAACGACACATTTCCATCATAGTAGATATGAGGTGTGGTAAAACTTTGTCTTAATATTATTATTACTTTATCATATTGTTATATATAATTATTTTCTCACTATTTAAAATGAAATATGCAGTTAATTAACATGATAATATAATCTCATAAAAAATGCTAAGATATGTGCTTACCATTCCAAAAGCTGTATTGCCCTAAAAATTCCATCTGCAACCGAAAATGCATATAAGTATCttcaaaagtaaaataaaataatgCATATAATTATAAGTAATTAGAACTTACGTCCCAATGATTTGTAATCATGGTGCTAATAAATTGTTCATTCTCGTAGGCAAATTTTGATGCCATAATAGATAGTAATCCTTTATATTTTGGATCCTTTTCATGAATATTTTTGTCTAAATCAACTCTCGGGTCAAGATATCCTACGACCGTTGAGAACTCCGCAGATGATCTTTCTGGTGTTATCATTTTCCCTACAGtataattcaatttttttttatataaaaaacGGCATATTTAAGAACAAAGAttcaaataaaattaaataataaaactaaAACACTTGATAGATATAAATCTATTTATTTCGAATTGTTAAAAAATTGTGAATAAACAAATGTTAAAATTATCATGAAAAATAATCCATGAAAAGTGATCATGAAAAAAGAAATAGTAGTTAGTGATGAAAAGCCAATTAACCTCTAAGAATGTTGAAGAAGAGCCTAATGATTCCTCCATTACTTGCTATACGGTTGAGCCACAACTCCAACATGTCTCCTACTATTTTCAAGAACGGTTCCAAGGCAACAAGAACCTTTTGTGCAACAACAGAAATCAGAAGAAGCCATCTTTGTCCAAACTCTCTAATTTCAAGTCCTTCTGAGCAATCAATGAATCTTCTATTTGTTATGTTTGATGAACACAAGAGACAACATAGTTCTAAAACACTTGCTTCTTTTGGTTTCAACAAAAGATAATCTTTATACAATTGTGGTTCAGAATCCATAGCTTTAAGAAATTTCAAAGAAAATTAGAAGCAAGAAATGTGAATTTATGATGATAATGATATAGTTAGATAGTGATATATAGAGGTATACGAATCATGAAGCATAAACGTGTGACACAGTATATATATTAATACACGTTTATATATAGAAAATGGAGTTCAGATTTAGAATAATTATTTTATAACGTTGATTAAGGAAGATGCTGCAAAGGTATATTAACGGGAATAATTAATTTATGACTTGTATTTTGGTGTTTTGTTCTTTTAAGTTGATTTTCGTAAAGTTACGCAAGTAGGAGATTAAATAATTAATCAAGAATGGTAATTAGTCATAATTATCTTCTCTAGTTTTAATTTTTCAGTGGGTCTTTTTGGGTAAATATGGTTTATTGACTAGGACTTTCTACCAACCCCATAGAAATTAAAGCAAGGGACTTGGATGGTTATTAATTGTTACACAAAAAGcatgcaaaaaaaaaaaactagTCAATTAGTCTAGATTGATGACTTATAATTAATATATAAATTTGATATTATAAAATGACGAAAATTTATAAGGTTTACAAGATATTAAAACCAGTGTTTTTTTATAAGCAAAGAGTGTATTGAAAGGAGTAGTAACTCACACTATATTTACAATTGAGTAAACTATTACAATATATGAATTATTTTAAGTTCTCCAAACGAGTCGTACACCATTCATAGAAACTGCAACAATAAACTTTTTTAACAAAAGATAACTATAACCAAGAAACGAGTTTGATCTTAAACTCGATATCTCCGACATCTCCTTATGTCCTCTTTAAATAACACTTTTTTTTATGCCAAATGCATCAATATGTGATCATCCAAATGAGACTTTTTTGTCCATAATGCCccttttttgaatttttttttccCACAATGTCcaattctgattttttttttctAGAATGTCATACTTTTCTTTTTGGTCTCGCCCATTCATTGGACTAGAGGATGATGCGTTGCAGTTGTTGAGTAGATTCGGCCATTGATTGACCGAGCTTATGAAGTagaatatttttttattattttatttattttaaatataattatataattaaataaccttattaaaattattattaaatagttttctaattaattctatatttaaataataaaaatgatttttttaaaataataataatatttttgtAAAATACTAATAATagttttctattttttttaaatattaataataaaaatgatttttttttaaatattaataataaatgatttttttttaaatattaataatagaaataatttttttaaaaatacttatAATACAACTATAAATATTATAAGAGACATATAATGAATTGTAATGATTAATAATTCTTTTATTGATATAATGGAAGAAATACATTTTATTTATAGTGACCGCCTGTTCCACATCTTATGCCAACTTTTTTGCGTTTTCCCTTGCCCAAGTCTTCTTGTCTTTGTCTTGCGGGAGACGGAGATGAGTCGGAAGACAGATCTTCATGTAGATCTTGTTATTGATCTTGTTGTTGACTTTGATGTTGTTGTGATGTGTTTGGAGGCATATCCATACCGTCGAGTTCTTGAATGCGAAAAGAAGGCGTATTCATTAGATGGTCATCGGTGAGTTCAAAGTTGGGTAATGAATGTGTGAGTTGTGCGTAGGTGCTGAGTTGGGTGTGTTGGATAGGAGGATAGTAGACATCATCAGGGTTGTATGTAGGAGTGGGTTGTGCGAATGTGGTGTTAAATGTTTGGGGTTGAGAATGAGGGTTTGAGTATTCAAAGTTGGGTTGAGGAATTGTAGTGTATTGTATGAGTGGGCGTAGGttggtttgttgttgatattgttggttgTAAAAGTAGTTTGTTTGAGGGAATGGAATTTGGAGATTATGGTGTTGGGTTGAGGTGGAATAAATGGTATGTTGTTGGGTGGTCTGGGTGTGTTGGTAAGTTTGTTGAGCTGATGATGATGGTTGTGCCCCAAATGGGGATGTGTATGTGGGGGGAATGTCTTGATATGAGGGTGATGTTGTTTGTTGGATTGAAGAAGCTACACGTTGACGGGGATCAGTCAAAAATTGTGTTGGAGCAACATGCATAAAAGGAATTGATAAAAACCAATTCATGTATTCTCTACCCGGCTTAGACTCACCAATTACCGTGTTACCTTGTAATACCAAATGCCTTCTCCTTTTCCATTCTTTTAGCTCTTCTTTGTTTAAATCTTGCCAATGTTTGTCCCAAGCTTGGACCATAGTCATATTATGGTGTTCACTTAGACATCTTGGCTGAGACGGTATTTGTTGTTCAAATCCAAATTGTAGTTTGACCCGATCCGTCTGATGCATCTCAACGGTAAAGAAACATACTATATATGTCGTTGCACTCCAAACTCGACTGTCACTATAATCAGGCACTTAATATTGTATGTACGACCTCCATATAAACTGTTAAAAGAAACATAACTATTAGAATGTAT is a window of Lathyrus oleraceus cultivar Zhongwan6 chromosome 6, CAAS_Psat_ZW6_1.0, whole genome shotgun sequence DNA encoding:
- the LOC127091359 gene encoding triacylglycerol lipase OBL1, whose product is MDSEPQLYKDYLLLKPKEASVLELCCLLCSSNITNRRFIDCSEGLEIREFGQRWLLLISVVAQKVLVALEPFLKIVGDMLELWLNRIASNGGIIRLFFNILRGKMITPERSSAEFSTVVGYLDPRVDLDKNIHEKDPKYKGLLSIMASKFAYENEQFISTMITNHWDMEFLGQYSFWNDYQKHESTKAMIVKDTKSEPNLIVVAFRGTTPFDAEQWKTDIDISWFDLPNVGKIHGGFMKALGLLKNRGWPKEIDERGTHRYAYYTIREELRAILRENKDAKFILTGHSLGGALAILFTAVLIIHEEEWLLEKLEGVYTFGQPRVGDQKFGEFMKSKMKMYDVKCFRYVYCNDLVPRVPYDDQSLFFKHFSPCLYFNSLYQGKILEEEPNKNYYSLLWVIPKMLNAVWEVVRGFLLPFVVGREYKQNWLMVMFRLVGLTFPGVPAHFPTDYVTAVRLGSFNEHLELQDFFKDD